From Thermus brockianus, the proteins below share one genomic window:
- the cas5e gene encoding type I-E CRISPR-associated protein Cas5/CasD, translating into MPTLLLRLQGPMQSWGTRSRFDYRDTWPYPTKSGVVGLLAAALGRDRAEDISDLASLRLGVRVDRKGVLKVDYQTARNVVAASLRAQRDVQSWRYFLSDAAFLVGMEGDKPLLEEIHRALLNPRFPLYLGRKGYLPSPPPYLPDGLREEPLEEALLHYPYLGKGAPREDLLLALEAPQGRLVYDQPVAPFSQRRFGARYVEEKVLPKDQVPKGPPAWEEAHVD; encoded by the coding sequence GTGCCGACCCTCCTCTTGCGGCTACAGGGGCCGATGCAGTCATGGGGGACCCGAAGCCGCTTTGACTACCGGGACACCTGGCCTTACCCCACCAAGAGCGGGGTGGTGGGGCTTCTCGCCGCCGCCTTAGGCCGGGACCGGGCGGAGGATATCTCTGACTTGGCCTCCTTGCGCTTGGGAGTGCGGGTGGACCGGAAGGGCGTGCTTAAAGTGGATTACCAGACCGCCCGGAACGTGGTGGCCGCTAGCCTCAGGGCCCAACGCGATGTCCAAAGTTGGCGTTACTTCCTCTCGGACGCCGCCTTCTTGGTCGGCATGGAGGGGGACAAGCCCCTTTTGGAAGAGATCCATCGGGCTCTCCTGAACCCACGGTTTCCCCTCTACCTGGGCCGAAAGGGGTATCTCCCAAGTCCGCCCCCTTATCTGCCCGACGGCTTGCGGGAGGAGCCTCTGGAGGAGGCCTTGCTCCACTATCCCTACTTGGGTAAGGGAGCGCCTCGGGAGGACCTATTGCTGGCCCTCGAGGCCCCCCAAGGCCGCTTGGTCTACGACCAACCCGTGGCCCCCTTTAGCCAACGCCGCTTCGGGGCCCGCTACGTGGAGGAGAAGGTATTGCCCAAAGATCAGGTTCCTAAGGGGCCTCCAGCTTGGGAGGAAGCCCATGTGGATTAG
- the cas2e gene encoding type I-E CRISPR-associated endoribonuclease Cas2e — translation MVVMVLEKVPRSLRGELTRWLLELDTGVFVGRVNATVRELLWAKVVERAGDGRCAMAWRTNNEQGFALRLHGYTDRILRDFDGILLITVRNAEAIRKAQKLQRLNKGLREDLDKSTLE, via the coding sequence ATGGTGGTGATGGTGTTGGAGAAGGTGCCGAGGAGTCTTAGAGGGGAGCTTACCCGTTGGCTTCTGGAGCTAGATACGGGCGTGTTCGTTGGGCGCGTAAATGCTACGGTCCGTGAGCTGCTTTGGGCCAAGGTGGTGGAACGGGCCGGGGATGGACGGTGCGCCATGGCCTGGCGTACCAACAACGAGCAGGGTTTTGCGCTAAGGCTTCATGGGTACACGGACCGCATCCTCCGGGACTTTGATGGTATACTCCTCATAACGGTGCGCAACGCCGAGGCGATTCGCAAAGCTCAAAAGCTACAACGCCTCAATAAAGGGTTGCGCGAGGATCTTGACAAGTCAACCTTGGAATAG
- the cas7e gene encoding type I-E CRISPR-associated protein Cas7/Cse4/CasC: MKLLEVHVIQTVAPSNLNRDDTGSPKDALFGGFRRARISSQAQKRAVRVAFRDWPLLAPEEQAVRTKRLMDALLERLADIPEAQARQAIENALNSLGFGMKEGGVSEYLLFLGNRELNRLAETIRTHIQALSGEVKGKKKADVSSEVKEALEGVLDGGKAVDLALFGRMLADRPELGVDAAAQVAHALSTHKVDREFDFYTAVDDLNPEEDTGAGMMGDVEFYSATLYRYAVVDLQKLLENLQGDKELALKGALAFFAAFAATLPSGKQNSFAAHNPPLFVAFRAGEGLPRNLATAFERPVRPREDRALSAISVEALVREWERFDRAFGPLKPEWKGAINLTDAAPGTLPVVEDWPTLRNQIEQALKALLEV, from the coding sequence ATGAAGCTTTTGGAAGTCCATGTGATCCAGACGGTAGCCCCTAGCAACCTGAACCGGGACGATACAGGAAGCCCTAAGGATGCCCTTTTCGGTGGGTTCCGCCGCGCCCGCATCTCCAGCCAGGCGCAAAAACGGGCGGTGCGGGTAGCCTTCAGGGACTGGCCCCTTTTGGCCCCGGAAGAGCAGGCTGTGCGCACTAAGCGCTTGATGGACGCCCTTCTAGAGCGCCTGGCGGACATTCCCGAAGCGCAAGCCCGCCAAGCCATTGAGAACGCCTTAAACAGCTTGGGTTTTGGCATGAAGGAAGGGGGTGTGAGCGAGTACCTTCTTTTCCTTGGAAACCGGGAGCTAAACCGTTTGGCGGAAACGATCCGTACCCACATCCAGGCGCTTTCGGGCGAGGTAAAGGGCAAAAAGAAAGCCGACGTGAGTTCAGAGGTGAAAGAGGCCCTGGAAGGCGTTTTGGACGGGGGCAAGGCAGTGGACCTGGCCCTTTTCGGCCGGATGTTGGCGGATCGGCCGGAACTTGGGGTGGACGCCGCTGCTCAGGTAGCTCACGCCCTTTCCACCCATAAGGTGGACCGGGAGTTTGACTTCTACACCGCCGTGGACGACCTGAACCCCGAGGAAGACACGGGTGCGGGGATGATGGGGGACGTGGAGTTCTACTCCGCCACCCTGTACCGCTACGCTGTGGTGGACTTGCAAAAGCTTTTGGAGAACCTTCAGGGCGATAAAGAACTCGCCTTGAAGGGAGCCTTGGCCTTCTTCGCAGCTTTCGCCGCCACCTTGCCCTCTGGAAAACAGAATAGCTTTGCCGCTCATAATCCTCCTCTGTTTGTAGCCTTCCGGGCGGGGGAAGGCCTTCCCCGTAACCTGGCCACAGCCTTTGAGCGGCCCGTACGGCCTAGGGAGGACCGGGCACTTTCCGCCATTTCCGTGGAGGCCTTGGTGCGGGAATGGGAGCGCTTTGACCGGGCTTTTGGCCCCTTGAAGCCCGAGTGGAAGGGGGCCATTAACCTTACGGACGCAGCCCCAGGAACCTTGCCTGTAGTGGAGGATTGGCCAACGCTCCGCAACCAGATTGAGCAGGCGTTAAAAGCGCTCTTGGAGGTGTAG
- a CDS encoding ABC transporter substrate-binding protein, giving the protein MKAFLGFWVAAGLALAQAPITLQYWHINTEAFGLPAVKELIREFERQNPGIKVEERYQPNAYTGLLQNLQAALAAGTPPDVVQMGYLYTRYAAKNLPYVPIEQLAKRFGGERHLRRFAPNILALGQVDGVLVGMPYSLSNIVTYYNADLFRRAGLDPDRPPATWEGWRRAARQIKERTGKYGVYLILLDDNWAVEALIRSNGGTLLRCEDGFLRAGVDTKEAAEALGMWAGLVREGLALGVILQQGEQAFLAGEVASFMTTIARRAGLQEQTRGRFELRATRFPTFGGKPPALPAGGNALMVFSKDPKRQEAAWKFIQFLTSPDGFTIWTKGTGYVPLLPELSRDPRYLKEFVEKNPIQRVAIEQLPFTVPWTSFPGPNGLAASQALFRAVQKALAGQATPEAALKEASVEINRLIGRERCSE; this is encoded by the coding sequence ATGAAGGCCTTCCTAGGGTTTTGGGTAGCGGCGGGCCTGGCCTTGGCCCAAGCCCCCATCACCCTTCAGTACTGGCACATCAATACCGAAGCTTTCGGCCTCCCAGCTGTAAAGGAGCTTATCCGGGAGTTTGAACGGCAAAACCCTGGGATCAAGGTGGAGGAGCGCTACCAGCCCAACGCCTATACTGGCCTTCTACAAAACCTACAGGCGGCCTTGGCAGCAGGCACCCCTCCTGACGTGGTGCAGATGGGTTACCTCTACACGCGTTATGCCGCTAAGAATCTCCCCTACGTGCCCATAGAACAGCTGGCTAAGCGCTTTGGCGGCGAACGACATCTCCGCCGCTTCGCCCCCAACATTCTGGCCCTGGGCCAGGTGGACGGGGTCCTGGTGGGGATGCCTTACTCCCTCTCCAACATTGTTACCTACTACAACGCCGATCTCTTCCGCCGCGCTGGTCTGGACCCTGATCGTCCCCCTGCCACCTGGGAAGGCTGGAGGCGGGCCGCCCGGCAAATCAAGGAGCGCACAGGCAAGTATGGCGTATACCTGATCCTCCTGGATGACAACTGGGCAGTGGAGGCCCTTATCCGCTCCAATGGGGGAACCCTCCTACGCTGTGAAGACGGGTTCTTACGTGCAGGCGTAGACACTAAGGAGGCTGCCGAAGCTCTAGGGATGTGGGCAGGTTTGGTCCGTGAAGGGCTCGCCCTAGGGGTCATCCTCCAACAGGGGGAACAGGCCTTTCTGGCAGGGGAGGTTGCCAGTTTTATGACCACCATTGCACGCCGGGCTGGACTCCAAGAACAAACCCGCGGTCGGTTTGAGCTTCGGGCTACCCGCTTCCCCACCTTTGGGGGCAAGCCCCCGGCCCTGCCCGCTGGGGGGAACGCGCTCATGGTCTTCAGCAAAGATCCCAAACGACAGGAAGCCGCCTGGAAGTTTATCCAGTTTCTCACTAGCCCTGACGGGTTCACCATCTGGACCAAGGGGACGGGATACGTCCCCCTCCTCCCCGAGCTCAGCCGTGACCCTCGGTACCTGAAGGAGTTCGTGGAGAAGAACCCCATCCAAAGGGTGGCTATCGAGCAACTCCCCTTTACCGTGCCTTGGACTAGCTTCCCTGGTCCCAATGGCCTCGCCGCTAGCCAAGCCCTTTTCCGAGCAGTACAGAAGGCCTTGGCAGGCCAGGCTACCCCTGAGGCGGCCCTCAAAGAGGCATCTGTAGAGATCAACCGCCTCATTGGGAGGGAGCGGTGCAGCGAGTAG
- a CDS encoding carbohydrate ABC transporter permease — protein sequence MQRVVQVWGLLHRGQGGRIDIEALLLLVPGLLPILVFVYWPLLYNLWLSLHDWNLVRSEAVFVGLANYHFLLQDPLFGQVLRQSLLYMGLALLGNFLLPLVLALLTLQVRGRWAELYQALLFAPTVAAVSVAALVWLYLYLPAAGPLAKLLATLGLPAPNFLTDPRYALLATALVANWKFMGFHYLIALAGLKAIPRDVLEAARVDGAHGWPFLWLVLFPLLFPTLLFLLLSTLANALDYAFVPVEVMTQGGPFGHTSHLMYAVYQEAFRFFRAGVAAAQAVLLTLGFGTIILGQLYLLGRRYASP from the coding sequence GTGCAGCGAGTAGTTCAGGTATGGGGGTTGCTCCACCGGGGCCAAGGGGGGCGGATTGACATTGAGGCCCTCCTCCTCCTGGTCCCAGGTCTTCTGCCCATCCTAGTCTTCGTTTACTGGCCCCTCCTCTACAATCTCTGGCTGAGCCTCCACGACTGGAACCTGGTCCGGTCAGAAGCTGTTTTCGTAGGGCTAGCCAACTACCACTTCCTCCTCCAGGACCCTCTGTTCGGCCAAGTGCTCCGCCAAAGCCTCCTCTACATGGGCCTGGCCCTTCTGGGTAACTTTCTCCTCCCCCTGGTCCTCGCCCTCCTCACCCTCCAGGTCAGGGGGCGCTGGGCCGAGCTCTACCAAGCGCTCCTCTTCGCCCCCACGGTGGCCGCGGTGTCCGTAGCTGCCCTGGTGTGGTTGTACCTCTACCTGCCCGCCGCCGGGCCCTTGGCCAAGCTTCTAGCCACCCTGGGCCTCCCCGCCCCGAACTTTCTGACGGACCCCCGTTATGCTCTTCTTGCCACCGCCTTGGTGGCCAATTGGAAGTTCATGGGCTTTCACTACCTCATCGCCCTGGCAGGGCTTAAGGCCATACCCCGGGACGTCCTGGAAGCTGCCCGAGTGGATGGGGCGCACGGCTGGCCCTTCTTGTGGCTCGTCCTCTTTCCGCTCCTTTTCCCCACCCTCCTTTTTCTCCTTTTAAGCACCTTGGCAAACGCTTTAGACTATGCCTTTGTCCCCGTGGAGGTCATGACCCAGGGAGGGCCCTTCGGCCACACGTCCCACCTCATGTACGCCGTCTACCAGGAGGCGTTCCGCTTCTTCCGGGCCGGAGTGGCCGCGGCTCAGGCTGTCCTCTTAACCTTGGGGTTTGGGACCATAATCCTGGGGCAGCTTTACCTATTGGGGCGTAGGTATGCGTCTCCTTAG
- the cas1e gene encoding type I-E CRISPR-associated endonuclease Cas1e — MPPVPNTRNLKELPKFRDGLSYLYVEHAFVEQEAQGIGIYDKEGLTLVPAAALGVLFLGPGTRITHAAIQALAGNGCTVCWVGEGFARFYAQGLGDTRSALRLERQAKAWADPKLHLEVVYQLYAKRFSEPLPRDLSLEQVRGLEGVRVRAAYARWSQETGVPWKGRSYDRRHWIASDPVNRALSSGAAYLYGLAHAAIVSAGFSPSLGFIHTGKLLSFVYDIADLYKTEYLIPAAFRTVAESEAEVERRVRRALREHIEEGRLLERMVEDLLDLFSGFGPEDLLSEEDDPTLPGGLWDPEGVVEGGVAYGGDGVGEGAEES, encoded by the coding sequence ATGCCTCCTGTTCCCAATACCCGGAACCTGAAGGAACTCCCCAAATTCCGGGATGGTCTTTCGTACCTCTACGTGGAGCACGCCTTTGTAGAGCAGGAGGCCCAAGGGATAGGCATTTACGACAAGGAAGGCTTGACCCTTGTTCCGGCTGCCGCTTTGGGCGTCCTCTTCCTCGGGCCAGGCACCCGCATCACGCACGCCGCCATCCAGGCCCTGGCGGGAAACGGTTGCACCGTATGTTGGGTGGGGGAAGGTTTCGCCCGCTTTTACGCCCAAGGGCTGGGCGACACCCGCAGTGCCCTTCGCCTTGAGCGGCAGGCGAAAGCTTGGGCCGACCCCAAGTTGCACCTGGAGGTGGTCTACCAGCTTTATGCGAAGCGTTTTTCAGAACCTCTTCCCCGGGACCTAAGCCTAGAGCAGGTGCGGGGCCTCGAGGGAGTCCGCGTTCGCGCCGCTTACGCCCGTTGGAGTCAGGAAACGGGTGTCCCGTGGAAAGGTCGGAGCTATGACCGCCGCCATTGGATTGCGTCAGATCCAGTAAATCGGGCATTGTCTTCCGGGGCTGCCTACCTCTACGGCCTGGCCCACGCCGCCATCGTAAGCGCAGGGTTCAGCCCCTCCCTCGGGTTTATCCACACGGGCAAGCTACTTTCCTTCGTTTACGATATAGCCGATCTTTACAAGACGGAGTATTTGATACCTGCCGCTTTCCGTACCGTGGCGGAGTCTGAAGCGGAGGTAGAACGTCGTGTCCGCCGTGCTCTCCGGGAGCACATAGAAGAAGGAAGGCTTCTTGAACGTATGGTGGAAGACCTTCTGGACCTCTTCTCTGGGTTTGGCCCCGAGGACCTCCTTTCGGAGGAAGACGACCCCACCCTCCCTGGGGGTCTTTGGGACCCGGAGGGGGTGGTGGAGGGGGGCGTGGCCTATGGTGGTGATGGTGTTGGAGAAGGTGCCGAGGAGTCTTAG
- a CDS encoding CobW family GTP-binding protein — MARPVPVTVLVGFLGAGKTTVINHLLRYGLQGKRVAVVVNDFGEVNVDARLVVRTTERLVELSNGCICCTLREDLLVELERLAEEEPDYILVESTGIGEPLPIAQTFYMGSLPDKVRLDAIVTVVDASRFFSLWEEVGVVEDAEGNPQEEPLAPLLADQVEFSNILVLNKVDLVSPEELSRLEDFLKALNPKARIYRAVRGQLDPSLLLGTGLYRYEEGPEHPDWEREWNAPTKETEEYGFQSFVYRQERPFRFAAFWAFLESWPPYVLRAKGFVRFADHPPAFLSHAGTSLVLEALAAPQGEEGLYLALPEGEDPTEIVFIGQGIDTVFPVKPPGLPDRRSRP, encoded by the coding sequence ATGGCGAGGCCTGTTCCCGTCACCGTGCTCGTGGGTTTCCTGGGGGCTGGCAAAACCACCGTCATCAACCACCTGCTCCGCTATGGTCTCCAGGGCAAACGGGTGGCGGTGGTGGTAAACGATTTCGGCGAGGTCAACGTGGACGCCCGGCTGGTGGTGCGCACCACAGAGCGCCTGGTGGAGCTCTCCAACGGGTGCATCTGTTGCACCCTGCGGGAGGACCTCCTGGTGGAGCTGGAGCGCTTGGCGGAGGAAGAACCGGACTACATCCTCGTGGAGTCCACCGGTATTGGGGAGCCCCTTCCCATCGCCCAGACGTTTTACATGGGGAGCTTGCCGGACAAAGTGCGCCTGGACGCCATTGTCACCGTGGTGGACGCCTCCCGCTTCTTCTCGCTTTGGGAGGAGGTGGGCGTGGTGGAGGATGCGGAGGGGAACCCCCAGGAGGAGCCCCTGGCCCCCCTCTTGGCGGATCAGGTGGAGTTTAGCAACATCCTCGTCCTGAACAAGGTGGACCTGGTTTCCCCTGAGGAGCTATCCCGCCTCGAGGACTTCCTCAAGGCCCTTAACCCCAAAGCCCGGATCTACCGGGCGGTGCGGGGCCAGCTAGACCCCTCCCTCCTCCTCGGCACCGGGCTCTACCGCTACGAGGAGGGCCCGGAACACCCCGATTGGGAGAGGGAGTGGAACGCCCCCACCAAGGAAACCGAGGAGTACGGGTTCCAGAGTTTCGTCTACCGCCAGGAGCGTCCCTTCCGCTTTGCCGCCTTTTGGGCTTTCCTAGAGTCTTGGCCTCCCTATGTACTTCGGGCCAAGGGCTTCGTTCGCTTTGCCGACCACCCCCCTGCCTTCCTGTCCCACGCCGGCACCAGCCTGGTCCTAGAGGCCCTGGCCGCACCCCAAGGGGAGGAGGGCCTTTACCTCGCCCTTCCCGAGGGCGAGGACCCCACGGAGATCGTGTTCATCGGCCAGGGGATTGATACGGTCTTCCCTGTCAAGCCACCCGGTCTACCTGACCGGCGTAGTAGGCCCTAA
- a CDS encoding metal ABC transporter substrate-binding protein yields the protein MKRLLALSLFAAAALAQLQVAATTSVLADLVRQVGGKRVWVESVVPPGADPHAFDLRPSTARQLAGVRVLFANGLGLEPYLPRLRSLLPPGARVVELAPGMPDPICGLLGLREKGVHLHGDCDPHLWLDPAYALRYAGRIASELARLDPEGKGVYQRNLEAFRQAVEREDEALTACLKGRRLRLVVSHLSLSYLARRYGLEVVGALRDAHGQEGSVRERLVLLKEAEGKGVDLVVAEPQLDPAPMRRLAEELRARLVVLYTDALDRRVPTYLDLLRWNRRALCHERP from the coding sequence GTGAAAAGGCTCCTTGCCCTTAGCCTTTTTGCCGCCGCCGCCCTGGCCCAGCTCCAGGTGGCAGCCACCACCAGCGTCCTGGCAGACCTGGTCCGCCAGGTTGGGGGGAAGAGGGTCTGGGTGGAAAGCGTGGTGCCTCCCGGGGCTGACCCCCACGCCTTTGACCTCCGGCCTTCCACCGCTCGGCAGCTCGCCGGGGTGCGGGTCCTTTTCGCCAATGGCCTAGGCCTGGAGCCTTACCTGCCACGGCTCAGGTCCCTCCTGCCCCCGGGGGCCAGGGTGGTGGAGCTCGCCCCAGGGATGCCCGATCCCATCTGCGGCCTCCTGGGACTCCGGGAAAAGGGGGTCCACCTCCACGGGGACTGCGACCCTCACCTGTGGCTGGACCCCGCTTACGCCTTGCGCTACGCCGGGCGAATCGCCAGCGAGCTTGCCCGTCTGGACCCTGAGGGGAAAGGGGTGTACCAGAGGAACCTCGAGGCCTTCCGACAAGCGGTGGAGCGGGAGGACGAGGCCCTCACCGCCTGCCTGAAGGGTAGGCGCCTGAGGCTCGTGGTAAGCCACCTCTCCCTCTCCTACCTGGCCCGGCGTTACGGCCTGGAGGTGGTGGGGGCCCTGCGGGACGCCCACGGGCAGGAGGGGAGCGTCCGCGAGCGCCTCGTTCTCCTGAAGGAGGCGGAGGGGAAAGGGGTGGACCTGGTGGTGGCGGAGCCCCAGCTGGACCCCGCTCCCATGCGCCGGCTGGCAGAGGAGCTCCGGGCCCGGTTGGTGGTCCTGTACACCGATGCCCTGGACCGGAGGGTCCCCACCTATCTGGACCTTCTCCGGTGGAACCGGAGGGCTTTGTGCCATGAACGTCCTTAA
- a CDS encoding SaoD/DsrE family protein, translated as MRVAYVLASPRAASHKLGGMILPQLEAGVHGVEVVGLFFFDDNTLVLQRGNPIGERLARVAKEKGILLMMCDLCALERGLAEGEPRWCTPRGEGRMEPGGCRVAAHVVEGVEVGCFPDLYRALAGRVDQVITL; from the coding sequence ATGCGCGTGGCCTACGTTTTGGCAAGCCCTCGGGCGGCGAGCCACAAGCTTGGGGGGATGATCCTGCCCCAACTGGAGGCGGGGGTGCACGGGGTGGAGGTGGTGGGCCTTTTCTTCTTTGACGACAACACCTTGGTCCTGCAACGGGGGAACCCCATCGGGGAGCGCCTGGCGAGGGTAGCCAAGGAGAAGGGGATTCTTCTGATGATGTGCGACCTTTGCGCCCTGGAAAGGGGGCTTGCGGAGGGGGAGCCCCGATGGTGCACGCCGAGGGGTGAGGGGCGGATGGAGCCTGGGGGGTGCCGGGTGGCGGCCCACGTGGTGGAAGGGGTGGAGGTGGGGTGTTTTCCGGACCTCTACCGGGCCCTGGCTGGGCGGGTGGACCAGGTGATCACCCTTTAG
- a CDS encoding TIGR00282 family metallophosphoesterase, translating into MRVLFFGDVVGEPGIRALERELPRLRRELEPDFVIVNGENLDITVPELGRAGMRSESVERLVRLGVDVLTGGNHSFDPPEAEAVLGHPRVLRPLNFSRYAPGKGSLLLRKGEKVLLVVNLVGRSAMPLAGDPLETLEVLLEKWDGVPVLVDFHSESVFEKLGHAFLFDGRISALLGTHTHVATQDGRILPKGTAYVSDVGMVGADGGYQGYEPDFLVEALKRKLPPTGLVLRPALGPLRVSYVFLEFAAKKAKALGHVSRVLD; encoded by the coding sequence ATGAGGGTACTCTTTTTTGGGGATGTGGTGGGGGAACCAGGAATTAGAGCCTTGGAACGGGAGCTACCCCGACTAAGACGGGAATTGGAGCCTGACTTCGTAATCGTCAACGGCGAGAACCTGGACATTACGGTTCCCGAACTGGGTAGGGCCGGAATGCGGTCCGAAAGCGTGGAGCGCCTAGTGCGCCTGGGGGTGGATGTCCTCACCGGAGGTAACCACTCCTTTGACCCGCCAGAGGCTGAAGCGGTCCTAGGGCACCCCCGGGTCCTAAGGCCCCTCAACTTTAGCCGCTACGCCCCTGGTAAGGGAAGTCTCCTCCTACGCAAAGGGGAGAAGGTGCTTTTGGTGGTGAACTTGGTGGGCCGGAGCGCCATGCCCCTAGCAGGGGATCCTTTAGAAACTCTGGAAGTTCTCTTGGAAAAATGGGATGGAGTACCCGTTCTCGTGGATTTCCATTCGGAGTCCGTGTTTGAGAAGCTAGGGCACGCCTTCCTCTTCGATGGGCGGATTTCCGCCCTCCTCGGCACCCACACCCATGTGGCCACCCAAGATGGCCGCATTCTACCTAAGGGGACGGCTTATGTTTCCGATGTGGGCATGGTGGGCGCCGACGGGGGATACCAGGGGTATGAGCCCGACTTCTTGGTGGAGGCTCTGAAGCGGAAGCTTCCTCCCACAGGTCTCGTGCTCAGGCCAGCCTTGGGTCCCCTGCGGGTGAGCTACGTGTTCCTGGAGTTCGCAGCTAAAAAGGCCAAGGCTCTCGGTCACGTGTCGAGGGTCCTGGATTGA
- the cas6e gene encoding type I-E CRISPR-associated protein Cas6/Cse3/CasE, giving the protein MWISKLVLDLRSRSARRDLANPYEMHRTLSRAVSRALEEGKERLLWRVEPTRTHERPVVLVQTLTEPDWSVLEEGYAEIYPPKPFHPIFRPGQVLRFRLRANPSKRIAGTGKRVALKTHREKVSWLERRLAEGGFRLLDGEEGPAVRILQDAFLEVPRRKKEGESARIQVQAVLFEGRLEVVDPEKARATLERGIGPGKALGLGLLSLAP; this is encoded by the coding sequence ATGTGGATTAGTAAGCTCGTCCTGGACTTGCGGTCTAGGTCTGCCCGGCGGGACCTGGCTAACCCGTACGAGATGCACCGCACCCTCTCCCGGGCAGTCTCCCGGGCGCTCGAGGAGGGCAAGGAGCGCCTCCTTTGGCGTGTGGAACCAACCCGTACCCACGAGCGGCCTGTGGTCTTGGTGCAAACCCTCACGGAGCCCGATTGGAGCGTCCTGGAGGAGGGGTATGCGGAAATCTATCCCCCAAAGCCCTTCCATCCAATCTTCCGGCCGGGCCAAGTGCTCCGATTCCGCTTGCGAGCGAACCCTAGCAAGCGCATAGCCGGTACGGGAAAGCGGGTCGCCCTCAAGACGCATCGGGAGAAGGTGTCCTGGCTTGAGAGGCGGTTAGCGGAAGGTGGCTTTCGCTTGCTAGACGGGGAAGAGGGGCCCGCGGTGCGCATCCTACAGGACGCCTTTTTAGAGGTGCCCCGGAGGAAAAAGGAGGGCGAAAGCGCAAGGATACAGGTGCAAGCGGTACTTTTTGAGGGGCGCCTCGAGGTGGTGGATCCCGAAAAGGCCCGGGCCACCTTGGAGCGGGGTATCGGTCCGGGAAAGGCTTTGGGCCTAGGGCTCCTTTCCCTCGCCCCCTGA
- a CDS encoding type II toxin-antitoxin system HicB family antitoxin, which produces MERDETGRWAGFALDLPVAVWGKASPEEVERSLARGLALAILERREAGRALPLPGRALTPEEEAEREMGTNCWPT; this is translated from the coding sequence TTGGAAAGGGATGAGACGGGGAGGTGGGCGGGGTTCGCCCTGGACCTGCCTGTGGCGGTGTGGGGGAAGGCTTCCCCTGAGGAGGTGGAGCGGAGCCTGGCGAGGGGTTTGGCCCTAGCCATTCTGGAGCGCAGGGAGGCGGGAAGGGCTCTCCCTTTGCCTGGACGCGCCCTAACCCCTGAAGAGGAGGCGGAGCGGGAGATGGGGACTAACTGCTGGCCTACGTGA
- a CDS encoding carbohydrate ABC transporter permease, which translates to MRLLRQFLPHSLLLLAAGLNLLPFAYQVSLSLTPPDALFSNPYPFAHPLTLENYQVVLEKLPWARYTLNTLVFALGSALGQVLIGALAGYAFAFRRLPLGGFLFGFFVLSMLVPFVVTYLPNYLLVARLGLLNTLPGLILPMLTVGYATFLLRQHFLGFPKEILEAAVVDGAGTRDLLFRILLPANYPTLLALFLTLFIGAWNQFVWPMLVANRPDMYVLTVAVQRFAGGEGSDAWGPLMAASVLATLPTLALFLFFHRRILETLMEGGVRG; encoded by the coding sequence ATGCGTCTCCTTAGGCAGTTCCTCCCTCACAGCCTCCTTCTGCTGGCGGCAGGGCTTAATCTCCTTCCTTTTGCCTACCAAGTGAGTCTGAGTCTAACGCCGCCGGACGCCCTTTTCTCCAATCCTTACCCCTTTGCTCACCCCCTGACCCTGGAAAACTACCAGGTGGTCCTTGAGAAACTCCCTTGGGCCCGTTATACCCTAAACACCTTGGTTTTCGCCTTGGGCTCCGCCCTAGGCCAGGTCCTCATAGGGGCTCTGGCGGGTTATGCCTTCGCTTTCCGACGGCTACCCCTAGGGGGATTTCTGTTTGGTTTCTTCGTGCTTAGCATGCTGGTACCCTTCGTAGTCACCTACTTGCCAAATTACCTATTGGTGGCCCGTCTGGGCCTTCTCAACACCCTCCCCGGCCTCATTCTGCCTATGCTCACTGTAGGGTACGCTACCTTTCTGTTGCGGCAGCACTTCCTGGGCTTTCCTAAAGAGATCCTCGAGGCAGCCGTCGTGGATGGAGCCGGGACCAGGGACCTCCTCTTTCGAATTCTCCTCCCTGCCAACTACCCCACTCTCCTAGCTCTTTTCCTCACCCTCTTCATTGGGGCATGGAACCAATTTGTCTGGCCTATGCTCGTAGCCAACCGGCCTGACATGTACGTACTCACCGTAGCTGTGCAGCGCTTTGCTGGGGGGGAAGGCTCCGACGCTTGGGGACCCCTCATGGCGGCCTCTGTGCTGGCCACGCTGCCCACCTTAGCGCTCTTCCTTTTTTTCCACCGGAGGATCCTAGAAACCCTGATGGAGGGAGGCGTACGTGGATGA